One region of Limnospira fusiformis SAG 85.79 genomic DNA includes:
- a CDS encoding thiazole synthase — protein MQTVEKPVSQPVDSPLTIAGRSFTSRLMTGTGKYRSLEQMQESIVSSGCEIVTVAVRRVQTQAPGHEGLAEAIDWSKIWMLPNTAGCQTAEDAVRVARLGREMAKLLGQEDNNFVKLEVIPDSKYLLPDPIGTLKAAEQLVKEGFAVLPYINADPLLAKHLEEAGCATVMPLGSPIGSGQGIRNAANIQIIIDNAKVPVVVDAGIGTPSEAAMAMEMGADALLINSAIALASKPSMMADAMGMAAKAGRMAYLAGRIPVKDYAIASSPLTGTITSV, from the coding sequence ATGCAAACTGTTGAAAAACCAGTATCACAACCTGTTGATTCTCCGCTAACGATCGCTGGTAGGTCATTTACATCGCGTTTGATGACCGGAACTGGTAAATATCGCAGTTTAGAACAAATGCAGGAAAGTATTGTTTCTAGTGGCTGTGAAATAGTGACCGTCGCGGTTAGACGGGTGCAAACTCAGGCTCCTGGACATGAGGGGCTGGCGGAGGCGATCGACTGGTCAAAAATTTGGATGTTACCTAATACTGCTGGCTGTCAAACGGCGGAAGATGCTGTGCGGGTGGCGCGTCTGGGTCGGGAAATGGCTAAGTTATTGGGTCAGGAAGACAATAATTTTGTCAAGTTAGAGGTGATTCCTGATTCTAAATATTTACTACCTGACCCCATAGGAACTCTGAAGGCGGCGGAACAATTGGTAAAAGAAGGGTTTGCGGTTTTGCCTTATATTAATGCTGATCCTCTGTTAGCCAAACATTTGGAAGAGGCGGGTTGTGCGACGGTCATGCCTTTGGGATCTCCTATCGGGTCTGGTCAAGGGATTAGAAATGCAGCCAATATTCAGATTATTATTGATAATGCTAAGGTTCCGGTGGTGGTAGATGCCGGAATTGGTACTCCCAGTGAGGCGGCTATGGCTATGGAAATGGGGGCTGATGCTTTGCTGATTAATTCGGCGATCGCTTTGGCGAGTAAACCATCTATGATGGCGGATGCTATGGGAATGGCGGCGAAAGCCGGACGTATGGCTTATTTGGCGGGACGTATTCCGGTTAAGGATTATGCGATCGCTTCTTCCCCTCTCACCGGTACAATCACATCTGTCTAA
- the psb34 gene encoding photosystem II assembly protein Psb34, with product MPYTTEEDGLINNFAVEPKVYTAEPPNKTQKRNYIIWGVLAVVLVGGVLAIAVAAS from the coding sequence ATGCCTTATACAACCGAAGAAGATGGACTCATCAATAACTTTGCTGTAGAACCAAAAGTTTATACAGCCGAACCTCCCAATAAAACTCAGAAGCGTAACTACATAATTTGGGGAGTGCTTGCTGTGGTTTTGGTGGGTGGTGTGTTAGCTATTGCGGTAGCTGCATCTTAA
- a CDS encoding tetratricopeptide repeat protein → MTATNTTFSSSYATNKQLYTQLKRALRLGLGQQVFIAVCDHLSLLHQMASSLETELGSEDILSTVGARSGNEHITTPNQVSSKLVTLHLELTDPNPIAQMCRWKSQNADSPLAFQILGVEQLTRQPAAIQWSFLNYLREAESKLIEFELSVLLWISSPWLCCIQQSAPEFWRLHRGIFKFVGDPTPVYAPPLSGQNSPGIHKSSRVISSVDEPLGQTIEPHLLIDGSPSTVVYSQEYLQTCLKRAYMYRDRISKGPPTVPLLQDAIEAYNQVLEQLNEWEMLLESNSALRKDLDPVNIYNDLGTFHWMLFQQTRKSINQGSQALVNLEISIICYQTGLMKVDPTSRGYIYVRLLKNLGAAYTDLGTIREPLENLQQSITVYEEAINYLKSVRDQGGLGGGRFCNQPLSPADSLEPARIALDYRAIQNNLGTAYWTRAQHIEPVVNLKAAIAAYREALRGYSENKEPQHYAMIQANLGTAYWNLAQHQPSKRWLQKAIYSYREALKYRTSKAAPLACATTQNNLGTACWHLAMYQEEPADRSKLLNEAIAAYEKTLALAQQLSPTQLTFDTLATHNNLGLAHYRLATDKALCLSGEQRVSHLEKALDHHLMAGCEEQPCSQEGSANALESERHRLAFNHLVRTLRALYQESGWQGQNQALSKIPGHLLPEIWRCLS, encoded by the coding sequence ATGACCGCAACTAATACAACCTTCTCTAGTAGTTACGCCACAAATAAGCAGCTTTATACTCAGTTGAAGCGCGCTTTAAGATTAGGTTTGGGACAACAGGTTTTTATTGCAGTATGTGATCACCTGAGTCTGTTGCATCAAATGGCGAGTAGTTTGGAAACGGAACTAGGTTCTGAGGATATTCTGAGTACAGTTGGCGCGCGGTCTGGTAATGAACATATCACAACCCCAAACCAGGTTAGTTCTAAGTTGGTGACGCTGCATTTGGAATTGACTGACCCAAACCCTATTGCTCAAATGTGCCGCTGGAAAAGTCAAAATGCTGACTCTCCCCTAGCTTTCCAGATTTTAGGGGTTGAACAGTTGACTAGACAACCTGCTGCAATTCAATGGTCATTTTTGAACTATTTGCGGGAAGCTGAATCTAAGTTAATTGAATTTGAGTTAAGTGTGCTGCTGTGGATATCATCACCTTGGCTGTGTTGTATTCAACAGTCAGCCCCGGAATTTTGGCGCTTGCATAGGGGTATATTTAAATTTGTGGGCGACCCTACTCCGGTATATGCTCCACCTTTATCAGGGCAAAATTCGCCGGGGATACATAAATCCTCAAGGGTGATCTCGTCTGTAGATGAACCACTAGGTCAAACCATCGAGCCACATTTGCTAATAGATGGTTCACCATCGACGGTGGTATATTCACAGGAATATCTACAGACCTGTTTAAAACGGGCTTATATGTATCGCGATCGCATATCTAAGGGTCCCCCCACGGTGCCACTACTTCAAGATGCCATAGAAGCCTATAACCAGGTGTTGGAGCAATTAAATGAGTGGGAAATGCTGTTAGAGTCAAATAGTGCTTTACGGAAAGATTTAGATCCGGTTAATATCTATAACGATCTTGGTACTTTCCACTGGATGCTGTTTCAGCAGACCCGAAAATCTATCAATCAGGGTAGCCAGGCGTTGGTTAATCTGGAGATCAGTATCATCTGTTATCAAACGGGGTTAATGAAAGTTGACCCCACATCGAGAGGCTATATTTATGTTAGACTGCTGAAGAACCTGGGTGCAGCTTATACAGATTTAGGGACAATTAGAGAGCCATTAGAGAATTTACAACAGTCGATTACTGTTTATGAAGAGGCTATCAACTATCTTAAATCTGTTAGGGACCAGGGCGGTCTAGGTGGGGGCAGGTTCTGTAATCAGCCTCTATCTCCAGCAGATTCTTTAGAACCCGCCCGCATAGCGCTAGATTATCGGGCAATCCAAAATAATTTAGGAACGGCTTACTGGACACGCGCCCAACATATTGAACCAGTTGTTAATTTAAAGGCGGCGATCGCAGCTTATCGGGAGGCGTTGCGGGGCTATTCCGAGAATAAGGAGCCTCAGCACTATGCTATGATTCAGGCTAACCTGGGAACAGCTTACTGGAATCTGGCACAGCATCAGCCTTCAAAAAGGTGGCTGCAAAAGGCGATTTATAGCTACCGAGAAGCATTAAAATATCGCACATCCAAAGCCGCCCCCCTTGCCTGTGCAACTACTCAAAACAACCTGGGGACAGCCTGTTGGCATTTAGCAATGTATCAGGAAGAACCAGCAGACCGCAGTAAATTATTGAATGAGGCGATCGCAGCTTATGAAAAAACCTTAGCCCTAGCCCAACAACTCAGTCCCACGCAGTTGACATTCGATACCTTGGCAACTCACAATAACTTAGGACTTGCTCATTATCGTTTGGCAACAGATAAAGCACTCTGTCTGAGTGGAGAACAAAGGGTTTCTCACCTAGAGAAAGCACTGGACCATCACCTGATGGCAGGTTGTGAAGAACAACCATGTTCTCAGGAAGGAAGTGCCAACGCCCTAGAGTCAGAACGTCATCGTTTGGCGTTCAATCATCTAGTCCGAACCTTACGCGCTTTGTACCAGGAATCTGGTTGGCAAGGTCAAAACCAAGCCCTATCTAAGATTCCCGGTCATCTCCTCCCGGAAATATGGCGTTGCTTATCTTGA
- a CDS encoding response regulator transcription factor encodes MASQKILVVDDDPAIRNLISRYLTQQNYEVESAKDGETALQLFDEFNPDLVILDVNLPDTTGFALCQEMQDRTRVFVLLLTSLTGEADKIKGFELGADDYITKPFGLAELGARVRAILKRQRSVEDTEMRSLTYGDLVIDPVRREVYISDRQISLSALEFDLLYCLAKKPGRAWRRSELLQEVWDYEYEGEQRVVDVHIGQIRKKIEPDTDKPVLIKTIRGVGYMFDRRGHEEPRD; translated from the coding sequence ATGGCCTCTCAAAAGATTCTTGTCGTTGATGACGACCCGGCAATCCGCAATTTAATTTCTCGGTATCTGACTCAACAAAACTATGAGGTTGAGTCGGCAAAAGATGGTGAGACGGCGCTGCAATTGTTTGACGAATTTAATCCCGATCTGGTGATTCTCGACGTTAACCTACCTGATACCACTGGTTTTGCCCTGTGCCAAGAAATGCAGGACCGGACGCGAGTATTTGTTTTGCTTCTCACCAGTTTGACTGGAGAGGCTGATAAGATTAAGGGTTTCGAGCTGGGGGCTGATGACTATATTACTAAGCCCTTTGGTTTGGCGGAACTAGGCGCTCGTGTGCGCGCCATTTTGAAGCGACAGCGTTCTGTAGAGGATACGGAAATGCGGAGCTTGACCTATGGGGATCTGGTGATAGATCCGGTCCGCCGTGAGGTCTATATTAGCGATCGCCAAATCTCCCTCAGCGCCCTAGAGTTTGATCTACTGTACTGTTTAGCCAAAAAGCCTGGTAGGGCTTGGCGACGTTCAGAACTGCTACAGGAGGTCTGGGATTATGAATATGAGGGTGAACAGCGGGTGGTTGATGTTCATATTGGTCAAATTCGTAAAAAGATTGAGCCGGACACAGATAAACCTGTGTTGATTAAAACCATTCGCGGGGTGGGATATATGTTCGATCGCCGTGGTCATGAGGAACCCAGGGACTAA